The DNA sequence TGGCAGATAGTCGGTGTGGGTTCGGAGATCGAAAGCGACACCCGAAGCACGTAGGTTGGGACCGGAAACCCCGAAGTCTGCAGCGAGTGCCGCTGACATGATGCCAACGCCCTTACAGCGGGCGAGGAAAATCTCGTTGCCCGTAACAAGTTCATCGAACTGATCACAGGTGGACAGCAGCTCATCCATGGCATCACGGGTCGCTTGCAGGAATCCCTTTGGCAGGTCCTGCACCGTCTTTTTCTGGCTCGGTCCTGCTCCGGCGTTCGGCTTTACGCCACCGATGCGGTTGAAGTTGGGGTGGAAGCGACCGCCAGTGACAGACTCGATCAAGTCGAGGATTCTCTCGCGTTCACGTAAGGCAAACATGAGCGGGGTGGTGGCGCCGAGTTCGAGCGGGTACGAAGCCATGAACATCAGGTGGCTGGAAATACGGGCCATCTCGGTGAGAATCATCCGAATGTACCGGGCTCGTTCCGGAACTTCGATGTCCATCAGTTTCTCGGTGGCGGCCATGAACGGGATCTCGTTGGCAAACCCGGACACCCAGTCAATTCGGTTCACGAGTGCCGTGATTTGAGGGTAGGTACGCACTTCTGCGATCTTTTCGTACCCCCGGTGCATGTACCCGATGACCGGTTTCACGTCGGTTACCCGTTCGCCATCGACCTGGGCGACAATCCGTAGCACACCGTGGGTCGATGGGTGCTGGGGGCCGATGTTCAGGGTCATATCCGGCGTCTGGAGCTCGAGCGCCACGCTGACTTCTGAGAAATGCTTGAGTGCGTCTTGTTCGAGGGTCATCGGCCAGGGTTTTCTGTGCTGACTCCGGACGGCAAGGTTTCGGCGTCTGAGCTGTCGGAATCTTCGGAAGGTTCGGTCGAATCCGGCATGCCTTCGACATCAACCATCCCCGGCCATGGTTTCACCTCGCGGCTCAGGAGCGGGAAGGACTTGCGAAGTGGGTGGCCTTCGAACTCGCTCGGCAGGTACAGCTTTTCGAGCTGCGGATGACCCACAAAGTCGATGTTGAACATTTCGGCTGCTTCACGTTCATGCCAGTTGGCTCCGGCATAGACGGTGGTAAGGGTCGCCAGCGCCGCGCCGTCGACCAGGAGGGCCGTTGAAAAGTGCACGAGTCGTCCGTCGGTGAGGTCTCCAACTGCGGCAAGGACCTCGAGTCGTTCATTGACGGTTTCGGCGGGGGGATCGCCAACTTCGACGTCATTGGTCCAGTGGATAGCCGAAAGAAACGAGAAGAAGATCAGCCCGAGGTCGGTTTTGGCCGTTCGGAGGCTGTTCACCCACGCATCAGGGGCAACCACCACCTTCACAGTCGCAAAATTCGTCGACCAACTGAGCGCTCCAACGGCATCTGCAACGGCCGCCGCATAGGCGTCCAGCTCAACAGAAGCTTCATCGGGTGCCGGTAGATCAGACGGGCTGGTGGTCACGTTCCATCCACTTCTCGCGCATATCCTCGGCCTGGATCTTTTTCTGGAGTAGGACGATTCCGTCCATCAGTGCCTCCGGGCGAGGCGGGCAGCCCGGGATGTACACGTCAACGGGAATAATCTGATCGACACCCTTGGTAACCGAGTAGGAATCCCAGTAAGGGCCACCACAGTTGGCGCACGAGCCCATCGAGATGACGTATTTTGGGTCGGGCATCTGATCGTAAAGCCGACGAACCGACGGGGCCATCTTGTCGGTAACGGTTCCTGCCACGATCATCAGGTCGGCTTGACGCGGTGAGGCGGGAAACGGAATGATGCCAAATCGCATCATGTCGTAACGGGGTCCTGCGGCGGCAATCATCTCGACCGCACAGCAGGCGAGCCCGAACTGGAACATCCACAAGGAATACTTGCGGGACCAGTTCAATAACGAACTGATCGGCTTTGGAATGCCGAACCTCTCGACTACTCCCATCGGAGCACCCCTTTTCGGATGGCGTACACAAGGCCCAGAACGAGAATCCATATGAAAATGAGCATTTCCACGAGACCAAACGTTCCGAGCTGCTCGAGACGGATGGCCCACGGGAAGATGAACACGGCCTCGACGTCGAAGATGACGAACAGGAGGCCGTAGGCGTAGTACCGAACATAGGACTGGCTCCAGCCAGATCCGACAGGATCGACACCACATTCGTAGGTAAGGAGCTTGGTCGGCGTCGGGTTCTTCGGGCGGATCAGCCAGGTGATCACCAGCGTCGCCGCCACAAGAGCAGCGCCGAAGCCGGCAAAGGCGCCGACCGTTATGTACTGCTCAAAGTACTCCACTTGCCCCATCCTCTAACGGCGGACTCACGCCGCGTCGAATACACGAAGTCGGGCGCAAGTATAGGGTGCTGAAAGAGACGGCCAAACCTCTCCGACATTCAGGATGATCCTTTGCGAATCCTTGCTGCGATGGACAAGTTCAAAGGCACCCTCTCGGCCATGGATGCGGCGCAATCCGTCTGCCGTGCAGCGGGCGATCATTGGTGCGACGCATGCCCGGTCGGTGACGGCGGAGACGGGACCATTGAAGCGTTCGGTCGGCCAAATCGTGTCTCGCGGGTCGTCGGACCCCATGGACAGGATCTCGACGCTATTTGGCTACTTGACAGCGACACTGCCTATATCGAAATGGCCGCGGCCTCCGGCCTGGTAGTGAGCAACGATCGCCACCACCCTGTCGAGGCCACCACCTATGGAACCGGCCAGTTGATCGCCGAGGCCATCCGGCTCGGCGCCGGCCGAATCCTGGTTGGCGTCGGCGGGTCGGCAACCACCGACGGTGGTGCCGGCGCCATCGGAGCTGTTACTCCCCTGCTTGAAGACGGTCGACTCCCGATACCGGTCACAGTTCTGTGTGACGTCTCAACGGTCTTCACGGATGCCGCAAGCATCTTCGGGACACAAAAAGGTGCCTCCCCGGCCCAGGTCGACATACTGACCGAACGACTCCGCTCGATGCGAACCGGGTGGCTCGATCGTTTCGACGTCGACGAGATCGCCGGTTCGGGTGCCGGTGGTGGACTGGCCGGTGGACTGGCCAGTCTCGGAGCCGACCTGAAACCGGGGTTTTCGATGGTCGCCGAACACCTGGACCTGGCCAGGAGAATTACGGAGGTCGATCTGATCTTCACCGGCGAAGGGCGCTTCGACGAGACGTCCCGACAGGGAAAAGCCGTCGGTGGGGTACTCGGCCTTGCCGCAAACGCCGGGGTTCGGACGATTGTCGTTGCCGGAACCACTTCAGAGGCTGGACCGGATGTCATTTCGCTCGTAGACCGATATGGTGACGCCGCGTGGAACGATCCTGCGGCTTGTATCGAGGCAGCAGTGCGAGAAGTGCTCGACGGGCCGGCGACCACCAGCCGGTAAGCTCGCGTCTATGCGTCCACCCCGGGTCAACGGCCGATCGTTGGTCAATCTGATTGCCGAACTCGAACACCGACTGACCGGCAGCTGCCAGGCTCCTCGACTCGATGCGGACCTGGCCGATCTGATCCCGGCAGGAGAAACCTATGTGCTCACCCTGTTCGACGGCCTGGGCGTCCATCAACTTGACCACCGCAATGCCTCAGATCTAGCCGCCGCCAACGTGGCCACCATTGATGCGATGTTCCCATCGACGACCACGGTAAGCCTGTCGACCATCGCGACCGGCATGATGCCCACCCAACACGGAATCATCGGCTACCTCATGAACTTTCCCGAACATGGCGTTGTCAACATGTTGAAATGGGCGAAGCCGGGAGGGCCGCCCATCGAAGCAGACACCACCGACCTGTTGCCGACGCCGAACCTGTGGGAACGGCTTCAACTGGCGGGAGTAGAACCGATCTGCGTCCAACCTGGCAATTTTCAAGGCACTCCCCTGACCCGCGCCCTGTACCGGGGCGCCCGGTTCGAAAGCGTATGGACCGAGAACGACATCATCGACGCCACGGCTCAATTGGCCGCCGAACCGGGCCGGTTGATATTCACCTATGTGCCCCATGTCGATGTCGCCGCTCACGTTGGGGGACAGCGATCAGACGGCTATGCCACGGCGATGCGGACTGCCAATACGATTTGGCAGACGATCGCCAACCGTCTTACCGACCATGCCGTGATGGTGGGTACGGCTGATCACGGCCACCTCGACTACGCCGAAGACCACAAACTGGACTTGCCGGCCACCGACCTTACGATCTTCGGAGAACCGCGGGCGATTTACGTATCGGGGGACGGGAGTGATTCGGCCGAAGTACCACCAGGTCTGGCGGGGTTTCCGGCCCGGTGGGTTCCGAAATCCGAATTACGAAAATGGCTGGGTCCGGGTGCTCCGCATCCCGCTCTCGAAGAGCGATTGCCAGATGGCGTTTTGCTTCCAGACGCCGGTTACCTACTCCTCGCCAGTTATATGGACCGACGCCTGATCGGCATGCATGGCGGGCTTGAGCCAGGCGAACTCGAGATCCCGATCCTGGTTGCACGTCCAGCGACCGGTTCCTGACTACCGTCGTCCGAACAGATCCTGGAGATGGCCACGAACTGCGGTACCTGCGGAACAGCAACGACAGCCGCGACCTGCCCTCGCTGCGGCGCAACGGTCGCTCCCCTCGCCGCGGACCCCTTCGCGACCGACCCGTTCGCAGGTCCCCGCTCCGACTCACCGGCTACCCCGCCCACCATCACCGGTCGCGGGCCGGTTACCGGAAGACCGGTTGGTTCCGAGCTTCTTCCAAAAAAGGGTAAAAGCCCGATCAAGGAGATAGCCGGCGGGATCGCTCTCCTGATCTTTCTGGCCGTCATCGGGATCGGAATCTTTCCCCGCATCTTCGGAGACTTCTCAAACTTGCCTGAGATCAACGCTTTTACCGCCGGGACGTGCTTCATCATCGATGGTCCAGGGATTTTCTCCGAGACCGCCTGCTCAAACCCTCACGATGGCGAAGTGGTTGGCGGGGCCGACTGGGAAGGCGCCGAAGACTATCCGGGAACAGACGTTTTGGAAGGTTGGGCGAACACGGCCTGCATCGGCCAGTTCGCGGAGTTTGTCGGTATCGAGCCCGACTCATCAGACTTGAACCTTGGCGTGCTGTACCCATCGAAGTCATCGTGGCAAGAAGGCGACCGCCGGGCCGTCTGTGCCGTTCAGTTTGCCGACGCACCCGAAACAGGTTCCATCGGTCAGAGCCGGCGTTAGCCGGTCGTACGGTCGAGCACCTCGAAGATGGTCGATTCCCAGAGGGCAGCCTCGGCCGGGTCGTACACGACGATGATGGCAATCGCCCCGGCGTCGGTGTTCCCGAAGCCCGCCTTCACTGGCGCTCCGCTAAAACTTCCGTCGAGAATTGACCAATCGATCCCGTTGGCCGAGTAACCAGTGCTGCTGTCGCCATCAAGGCCAAACTGGGGGCCGAGCGCGCCGACCAGCAGGTCCTTGTCAACGGACGGAAAGCCCACCACGAATAGAACCGTCGTATCCAGGTCGGTCTCGCCTCTCGTCCAGACGCCGTCGTTGACCTCTTCCCAGCCCTCGGGTCGGACGGTGGTAACCCCGGCCAAGCCATCGATGGACACCTCGACATATCCGCTCGGACCCGTCGCCAAAGCCGGGTCAAGGAACTCGGGGGGGGCGAGCGTGTCGATACACGAATCGTTCGGTTCGATATCGGGGTCATCGAGAAACGCCAGCATCAGAGTTTGCGCACAGAGATCGGTGGCCGTGGCGGCATGTCCCGAAAAGAACTCCCGATAGAAGGAGTTTGGAAGATGCTCGGCAACTCCTGTCCCCCA is a window from the Acidimicrobiia bacterium genome containing:
- a CDS encoding NADH-quinone oxidoreductase subunit D — translated: MTLEQDALKHFSEVSVALELQTPDMTLNIGPQHPSTHGVLRIVAQVDGERVTDVKPVIGYMHRGYEKIAEVRTYPQITALVNRIDWVSGFANEIPFMAATEKLMDIEVPERARYIRMILTEMARISSHLMFMASYPLELGATTPLMFALRERERILDLIESVTGGRFHPNFNRIGGVKPNAGAGPSQKKTVQDLPKGFLQATRDAMDELLSTCDQFDELVTGNEIFLARCKGVGIMSAALAADFGVSGPNLRASGVAFDLRTHTDYLPYDQVNFEVVTGTVGDSFDRWQVRLEEIRQAAHIVQQAVDQIPSG
- a CDS encoding NADH-quinone oxidoreductase subunit C, giving the protein MTTSPSDLPAPDEASVELDAYAAAVADAVGALSWSTNFATVKVVVAPDAWVNSLRTAKTDLGLIFFSFLSAIHWTNDVEVGDPPAETVNERLEVLAAVGDLTDGRLVHFSTALLVDGAALATLTTVYAGANWHEREAAEMFNIDFVGHPQLEKLYLPSEFEGHPLRKSFPLLSREVKPWPGMVDVEGMPDSTEPSEDSDSSDAETLPSGVSTENPGR
- a CDS encoding NADH-quinone oxidoreductase subunit B, yielding MGVVERFGIPKPISSLLNWSRKYSLWMFQFGLACCAVEMIAAAGPRYDMMRFGIIPFPASPRQADLMIVAGTVTDKMAPSVRRLYDQMPDPKYVISMGSCANCGGPYWDSYSVTKGVDQIIPVDVYIPGCPPRPEALMDGIVLLQKKIQAEDMREKWMERDHQPV
- a CDS encoding NADH-quinone oxidoreductase subunit A encodes the protein MGQVEYFEQYITVGAFAGFGAALVAATLVITWLIRPKNPTPTKLLTYECGVDPVGSGWSQSYVRYYAYGLLFVIFDVEAVFIFPWAIRLEQLGTFGLVEMLIFIWILVLGLVYAIRKGVLRWE
- a CDS encoding glycerate kinase; translated protein: MDKFKGTLSAMDAAQSVCRAAGDHWCDACPVGDGGDGTIEAFGRPNRVSRVVGPHGQDLDAIWLLDSDTAYIEMAAASGLVVSNDRHHPVEATTYGTGQLIAEAIRLGAGRILVGVGGSATTDGGAGAIGAVTPLLEDGRLPIPVTVLCDVSTVFTDAASIFGTQKGASPAQVDILTERLRSMRTGWLDRFDVDEIAGSGAGGGLAGGLASLGADLKPGFSMVAEHLDLARRITEVDLIFTGEGRFDETSRQGKAVGGVLGLAANAGVRTIVVAGTTSEAGPDVISLVDRYGDAAWNDPAACIEAAVREVLDGPATTSR
- a CDS encoding alkaline phosphatase family protein gives rise to the protein MRPPRVNGRSLVNLIAELEHRLTGSCQAPRLDADLADLIPAGETYVLTLFDGLGVHQLDHRNASDLAAANVATIDAMFPSTTTVSLSTIATGMMPTQHGIIGYLMNFPEHGVVNMLKWAKPGGPPIEADTTDLLPTPNLWERLQLAGVEPICVQPGNFQGTPLTRALYRGARFESVWTENDIIDATAQLAAEPGRLIFTYVPHVDVAAHVGGQRSDGYATAMRTANTIWQTIANRLTDHAVMVGTADHGHLDYAEDHKLDLPATDLTIFGEPRAIYVSGDGSDSAEVPPGLAGFPARWVPKSELRKWLGPGAPHPALEERLPDGVLLPDAGYLLLASYMDRRLIGMHGGLEPGELEIPILVARPATGS
- a CDS encoding septum formation family protein, which produces MATNCGTCGTATTAATCPRCGATVAPLAADPFATDPFAGPRSDSPATPPTITGRGPVTGRPVGSELLPKKGKSPIKEIAGGIALLIFLAVIGIGIFPRIFGDFSNLPEINAFTAGTCFIIDGPGIFSETACSNPHDGEVVGGADWEGAEDYPGTDVLEGWANTACIGQFAEFVGIEPDSSDLNLGVLYPSKSSWQEGDRRAVCAVQFADAPETGSIGQSRR